In [Phormidium] sp. ETS-05, the genomic window AACCACTTGCTCCGCCCAATCCCCTTGCTCCTTATTGGTAAGGAATTCAGAATTCGCCATCGTCGGCGGACGCCCAGCGACTTGGATTTCCGTATCAATATTTAGCGGTGATTGTTGAATCAGCTCAAGAATCCGGTCTTTATACAACATACACTATACTGTTTTTGGGCACAATAAATTTTCATCATCAATCAAGATTTACCCCAAACATTTCCTCACTCCCCCTCCTCAGACAACAGCATTTCTAGCATCTCTTTCATCAAAGATTCGATTTTTTGCCGCTTATCGGAGTTACCCCACGCCTTAAACTTACTGAATCTCCGGGAAATGCCTTGCATCTCGGCTTCCACTTCCCCATACTCTCTCGGCGCTTTTTTCTCCTTCACCAGCTTTTGCAACTCACGCAGGGTGAGCGGTTTTGCGATCGCCTCCGCCAACAGCGCCACCCGCTCCGCCTCCGACTTCAGCTTGGCAATCTCCTTCGCTTTCGTGTACTCAATCCTCCCGGAGCGGATCGCTTCCAGAATCTCCGGCGGTAGCTTCAGCAGCGGGAGCCTCGTACTCACGAAAGAACGCCAGTTGATTCGTCCCACCTCCGCAAACACCTGCTCTACTATTTCCCGGTCAGAGCTACCCAAAGCGCTTTGGGTAACTCCCCCCGCCGCCTCCGTCTTACCCAAAGCGCTTTGGGTAGCCAACCTTCTGGCTTGATTATCCAACTGGTAGAGCCGGGAGGTAACTTGTGCCACAGTGCATCCCAGTCGCAGGGACAAGAACTGCACAATGCGATCGGTTTCCTCAATTGGATTCAAATCATCGCGCTGCAAGTTCTCCATCAAAGCGCACTGTAGCGCTTCGGCATCGCCCAAAACCCTAACTGTGACCGGGATAGAAGTTAACCCCAACTCCAGAGCGGCTCGATACCGGCGCTCCCCACAGACGATTTCATACTTATCCCCAAGTGGTCGCACCACCAAGGGATGGAGGATGCCTCTTTCCCGGATGCTCGTGACTAGCCACTGCATCGAGACCGGATTAAAAGAAGACCGGGGTTGCTGGGACGAAAGCAAAAGCTGCTCTGGGGAAAGCAACCGCACGGCTTCAGATGGTAGCGGCTGTGAATCCATTTCTGGCACTCGCGCAAACTTTTTTCTATCGTAATTCAATATTTATTAGTTGAGCGCTTTTTTAACAAAACTTTATATTCATATGTGCAATAAACAACAAAACATGAGCAGCTTTACCGCTAATTGCCGCCGTCGGGCTCCCAATTCCCTGTTTTGTTTGATTTTCCGCGCCCTTCCAGTGGCATGAGGCAACCAAAATCCCGCTAATTTGATTTTTCCCAAGAATAATTCCTGATGCTGAAATATCTGATACAAATACTTAACAAGTATTACAGGAATAAACTTTACATAAAAATTATCCCCACGATAAAAAGCTGTCATTCCCGCGTAGGCGGGAATCCAGCAATTTCCGGCAAGAACAATTGGAATTATTGCCGCTCCCCTACTTATTTATTGGGAGCAGCGGTCACAAAATATGCAAGTTGGGGCGAAAAAACCCCAAATTTTGATGAGTTTGAATTAAAAATTAACAATTCAGGATTTTTTATAACCTATCGGCAATTTATGATTGCCAATAAGTTACCAAAAAGTTCGTAGGGTGGGCAGTGCCAAAACTACTGCTCCTGCCAGTGAAGAGGTTCGCAAGGTTTGGCACTGCCCACCCTACTCTGGCTCTGCCCACATCTACTCGATGGAATCACGCTCCAATTGAGCAGCAATCTGTTTAATTGCCTGTTCTAAGCTGGGTAAATAATTAGCCACAGTATACCACACTCGCTCTAGGTCAATTCCATCCACCATGATTCATAATGGTTGCGCCTCTTTTAAAACTCTTTCTCTAATTAAGGGACTCAACCCTTTATCTGTGACAATATCAACTTTGGAGTGCAGTAATTCTTCTAAATCCATCAATAATCCACCGGGAAACCAAGGGGAAATTCTAGATAAATCGTAATCGATTAAAAAATCAATATCACTATGTTCTGTTTCTTCACCTCTGGCAACAGAACCAAATATCCGCACGTTAAATGCTCCATGCTGATCGGCTATTTGCAGAATCGCCTCTCGGTGTTCCTGTAACATTTGCTTCAGTTTCATTTCCCGGCTTAGTCATGGTCAAGATTATCGCTTAATTATAGCGGCAACCTTATCAACTAGAACCCCATGATAAATGATGACAAATTAGCAATACCAATCATTAATCAACCGATTAATTACGGTGATTATTGTTGTAGCGAATTCTCGCCCCAGCCCACATCAGTTTTTCCCGTAAAGTCTGGTAATAAGAATAATTTTCCCGCAAAATGATAAACCGAGCGTCACAATCAGCCATGCGCACATCCACTCGATGTCCCGGCCAGATGGAAGTCCCCAAAACCCCATCAGTCCACAGTTTTGTACTCAAGTCATAATCTTTTAACGGCCAAATACTGACTACAGAACCGGGAGGTAAAACCAGGGGACGACTGGATAAACTCAAAGGACAGATGGGAGTCACAGAGATTGCCTTCATCCCTGGGTGCATAATCGGTCCGCTCGCCGATGCGGTGTAACAAGTCGAACCGGTGGGAGTCGCCACAATCAACCCATCCCCCTGATACTGGTCCACAATCTCCCCATCGATTTCCATCTCTAAAATCGAAGTCGGCATCCGATCGACCGAAGCCGGTTTCACACACATCTCATTCAACGCCAGAAACCGATCGCTCGCCGGTTCCATATTTTCCCTTCCCCCCTCAAACACCGACGCTTGCAGCATCATCCGCAACTGCACCGCATACAAATCCCGCTCCAGACGGTCCCAAACCGCCTCAGTATCGTGAAACAACTCCGTTGGTTCCGTGAGAAACCCCAAATGTCCCCCCACATTCACCGCCAAAATCGGAATCCCATCACTCGATAGCTGACGAGCCGCCGCCAGAGCCGTCCCATCTCCACCCAGGACGATCGCCAAATCAATCCGACCCGCCGCCGACGCCAAAAATACCGGATAAGGATTATCCTTTAAACCACTCGGACCCATCAACACGTGACAACCGCGCTTTTCCAACTGCCTAGCGCAGTCTTCCGCCCGCCGCTTGCTCAGAGGGTCTCCCGCCTTATGCGCAATAATAACTTGTTTCAGTTCCACAACTATATAAATATAATTAATTACTTAATTTGTCCCTTGTCCCTTGTCATTTGTCCCTTGTCATTTGGAGGAGAAACCGGGTTTCTGCGGATCATCTCCGTCTGGATACGAGATATCTCGTTTAGAAACCCGGTTTCTGGGAAACTTCCTACCACTTCAGCAGATTAAACTGCTCCATATCCACCGTATAGCGGTTGCGATAGATAGCCAACAAAATTGCCAAACCCACGGCAGCTTCAGCCGCCGCCACCGTCAGCACAAACACGGTAAAAACTTGGCCTTTAATCCCATCGCCATCCAGATAATTGGAAAAAGCCATCAGATTAAGATTAACCGCATTTAACAGCAGTTCAATCGACATCAAAACCCGCACGGTATTACGGCTAACAATCACTCCGTAAATTCCGATACAAAACAAAGCTGCGGCCAACACCAAAAAATACTCAACTTGCAACTGCATTTAGCCTCCCAGATGAAGAATGTATAATTGTCCCTTGTCACTTGTCCCTTGTCCCTTGTCCTTTGTCTCCCTGTCCCCCGTCTCCCCATCCCCCCCTTTCAAAGGGGGGTAGGGGGGATTGTCCCTTGTCCCTTGTCCCTTGTCCTGCAGTCACTTGTCACTTATCAAAGGACTCTTGGACAAATGACAAAGGACAAAGGACTCTTGGACAAATGACAAATGACAAAGGACAAAAGACCAAAGACATTAACTGTCGCTGCTGCCACCGAGGGAGCCTACTGGTTCCCGTGGACGCTCCGGTAAGGTTAAAACCGTGGGTTCGTCACCGGGCAATTCGCCATCATTCAAGAACTCGCGGCGAGCCAGGACGATCGCCCCCACCATTGCAATCAACAACAACACCGAAGCCAGTTCAAAGGGGAGCAAAAAGTCACTGAAGAAATGCTGGCCGATCGCCTCAGTGGAATTGTAACCAGCGGGTGGCACAGGACCAAGAGCCCAAGGGGTAGAAAACACCATCCCCGCCAGCAAAGCGAACAAGCCCACACAAACCACCGCCGTCAAACCCTTGCGGATCCAGGCATTGGGGAAAGGCTTAAACTCCTCACCCTTGTTCACCAACATAATGGCAAACAAAATCAGCACATTCACCGAACCCACATAAATCAGCACTTGCGCCGCCGCCACAAAATCAGCATTCAGCAGCAGAAACAGCCCCGCCATGCTAATAAACACGCCCCCGAGCAAAAATGCACTATGGACGATATTAGACAACAGCACCACTCCCAGAGCTGAGCCAATCATCATCAAAGCTAACAAGCCAAACGAAACAATTTGAACGCCTTCTGCTAAATTCACTTTCTTGTCCTTTCTCCTATTTCTGCAATTGCGTCGCCTGAGTTTGTAGTTGGGCTTTAGCCCAAACAAGGGTTCGTAGTAGGGCTTTAGCCCAAAATTCCCCAGGGAGGGCTAAAGCCCAACTACAAACGATGTCACCCTACTGCTCAGCAATTTCCTCGGGACGCTTGCCCGCACGAAGCGCATCAGCGGGGAGGTCGTGGGGGTCGAGAACACCTTTAGGCAAGTAAGCCAGTTCCCGCATCGGTGTCACCATCGGGTCATCAGTGACTTTGTATGGCAGGCGGCCCATCGCCACGTTATCGTAGTTCAACTCGTGGCGATCGTATGACGCCAGCTCATACTCTTCCGTCGCCGACAGACAATTAGTGGGGCAATATTCCACACAGTTGGCGCAGAAAATGCAAACCCCGAAATCAATACTGTAGTGCTTCAGCTTCTTTTTCTTAGTTGCCTTATCAAACTCCCAGTCCACCACCGGCAAGTTGATAGGGCAAACCCGGACGCAGACTTCGCAGGAGATGCACTTATCGAATTCAAAGTGAATCCGGCCCCGATACCTTTCTGAAGGAATCAGCTTCTCGTAGGGATATTGCACCGTCACCGGACGGCGGCGCATATGGTCAAAAGTCACCGACAGACCTTGACCAATGAACTTAGCCGCCTGCACCGTTTCTTTGGTGTAGTCGCTAACTTGTTTGAGGAACTTCAGCATAATTTGACAATGCTTGTGATTAGTAACAAAATCTAGGTTTCAGCCACAGCAGCCCGCTGCTATAGACCCCTAACCGCCAAAAGCGAAGGGAAAGGCAATTTTCAGGGCTGCAGTCAGCAGCAGGTTAACCAAACCCACGGGTAATAAAAACTTCCAGCCCAGATTCAGCAGTTGGTCAATGCGAACGCGGGGCACAGTCCAACGCAGGATAATCGCCAGAAACACGAA contains:
- a CDS encoding ParB/RepB/Spo0J family partition protein → MNYDRKKFARVPEMDSQPLPSEAVRLLSPEQLLLSSQQPRSSFNPVSMQWLVTSIRERGILHPLVVRPLGDKYEIVCGERRYRAALELGLTSIPVTVRVLGDAEALQCALMENLQRDDLNPIEETDRIVQFLSLRLGCTVAQVTSRLYQLDNQARRLATQSALGKTEAAGGVTQSALGSSDREIVEQVFAEVGRINWRSFVSTRLPLLKLPPEILEAIRSGRIEYTKAKEIAKLKSEAERVALLAEAIAKPLTLRELQKLVKEKKAPREYGEVEAEMQGISRRFSKFKAWGNSDKRQKIESLMKEMLEMLLSEEGE
- a CDS encoding nucleotidyltransferase family protein, which gives rise to MKLKQMLQEHREAILQIADQHGAFNVRIFGSVARGEETEHSDIDFLIDYDLSRISPWFPGGLLMDLEELLHSKVDIVTDKGLSPLIRERVLKEAQPL
- a CDS encoding NAD(+) kinase; this encodes MELKQVIIAHKAGDPLSKRRAEDCARQLEKRGCHVLMGPSGLKDNPYPVFLASAAGRIDLAIVLGGDGTALAAARQLSSDGIPILAVNVGGHLGFLTEPTELFHDTEAVWDRLERDLYAVQLRMMLQASVFEGGRENMEPASDRFLALNEMCVKPASVDRMPTSILEMEIDGEIVDQYQGDGLIVATPTGSTCYTASASGPIMHPGMKAISVTPICPLSLSSRPLVLPPGSVVSIWPLKDYDLSTKLWTDGVLGTSIWPGHRVDVRMADCDARFIILRENYSYYQTLREKLMWAGARIRYNNNHRN
- the nuoK gene encoding NADH-quinone oxidoreductase subunit NuoK, which gives rise to MQVEYFLVLAAALFCIGIYGVIVSRNTVRVLMSIELLLNAVNLNLMAFSNYLDGDGIKGQVFTVFVLTVAAAEAAVGLAILLAIYRNRYTVDMEQFNLLKW
- a CDS encoding NADH-quinone oxidoreductase subunit J, whose translation is MNLAEGVQIVSFGLLALMMIGSALGVVLLSNIVHSAFLLGGVFISMAGLFLLLNADFVAAAQVLIYVGSVNVLILFAIMLVNKGEEFKPFPNAWIRKGLTAVVCVGLFALLAGMVFSTPWALGPVPPAGYNSTEAIGQHFFSDFLLPFELASVLLLIAMVGAIVLARREFLNDGELPGDEPTVLTLPERPREPVGSLGGSSDS
- the ndhI gene encoding NAD(P)H-quinone oxidoreductase subunit I, which translates into the protein MKFLKQVSDYTKETVQAAKFIGQGLSVTFDHMRRRPVTVQYPYEKLIPSERYRGRIHFEFDKCISCEVCVRVCPINLPVVDWEFDKATKKKKLKHYSIDFGVCIFCANCVEYCPTNCLSATEEYELASYDRHELNYDNVAMGRLPYKVTDDPMVTPMRELAYLPKGVLDPHDLPADALRAGKRPEEIAEQ